The Lachnospiraceae bacterium KM106-2 nucleotide sequence CATGGGTCATGCCCTTGATAATACAATGCAGGATATCTTAATCCGTTTTAAAAGAATGCAAGGATACAATGCATTATGGATTCCTGGAACTGATCATGCAAGTATTTCTACGGAAGTAAAAGTAGTAAACAAGTTAAGAGAAGAAGGCAAAACGAAAGAAGAAATCGGTCGTGAAGCATTCTTAAAAGAAACTTGGGACTGGAAAGAAGAATACGGCGGAACGATCATTAATCAGTTAAAGAAATTAGGATCAAGCTGTGATTGGGATAGAGAACGTTTTACATTAGATGAAGGATGTTCCGAAGCAGTAGAAGAAGTATTCGTAAAATTATACGAAAAAGGACTTATCTACAAAGGTTCTAGAATCATCAACTGGTGTCCAGTATGTAAGACTTCCATCTCTGATGCCGAAGTAGAACATGAAGAACACGCAGGACATTTCTGGCACATCAAATATCCAATCGTTGGAGAAGAAGGACGTTTCGTTCAGATCGCTACAACTCGTCCAGAAACATTACTTGGTGATACAGCAGTTGCAGTAAATCCAGAAGATGAAAGATACCAAGATATCATTGGTAAGACTGTAATGGTTCCATTTGTAAACAGAGAGATTCCAGTTGTAGCGGACTCTTATGTAGACAAAGATTTCGGAACAGGTGTTGTTAAAATCACACCAGCTCATGACCCTAACGATTTCGAAGTTGGTAAACGTCATAACTTACCAGAGATCAATGTCATGAACGATGATGCTACGATTAACGAAAAAGGTGGTAAATATGCCGGAATGGATCGTTATGAAGCAAGAAAGCAAATGGTAGCTGACTTAGATGAACTTGGACTTTTAGTAAAAGTGGAAGATCACTCTCATAACGTTGGTACTCATGAACGTTGTCATACAGTAGTAGAGCCAATGGTAAAACAACAATGGTTCGTTAAAATGGATGAACTGATCAAACCAGCGATCAAAGCAGTTAAAGATGGCGAAATCAAATTAATGCCAGAAAGTATGGAAAAAACATACTTCAACTGGACAGACAATATCCGTGACTGGTGTATCAGTCGTCAGTTATGGTGGGGACATAGAATCCCAGCTTACTACTGTGACGAATGTGGAGAAGTTGTTGTAAGTAAAACACAACCAGAAAAATGTCCAAAATGCGGATGCACACATTTAACACAAGATGAAGATACGCTTGATACTTGGTTCTCTTCAGCATTATGGCCATTCTCAACACTTGGTTGGCCACATAATACAGAAGAATTAGATTACTTCTATCCAACAGACGTATTAGTAACTGGATATGATATCATCTTCTTCTGGGTAATCAGAATGATCTTCTCTGGTTATGAACACATGGGCAAGAAACCTTTCAGCACAGTATTATTCCACGGTTTAGTACGTGATTCTCAAGGTCGTAAGATGAGTAAGTCTCTTGGAAACGGTATCGATCCACTTGAAATTATCGACCAATACGGTGCAGATGCACTTCGTATGACTTTAATGTTCGGTAACTCAATGGGTAACGACATGCGTTTCTACATCGAAAGAGTAGAAGCGAGCCGTAACTTTGCCAATAAAGTATGGAATGCATCTCGTTTCATCATGATGAACATCGAGAAAGCAGAAGTACAAGAAGAAATCGATCTTAAAGCGCTTACAATGGCAGATAAATGGATCCTTTCAAAAGCAAACACAGTAGTAAAAGAAGTAACAGAAAACTTAGAGAAATACGATTTAGGTATCGCAGTTCAAAAAGTATATGACTTCGTTTGGGAAGAATTCTGTGATTGGTATATCGAAATGGTAAAACCAAGATTATACAACGATGAAGATGAGACAAAGGCAGCAGCTCTTTGGACATTAAAACATGTATTAATCGATTCCTTAAAATTACTTCACCCATATATGCCATTCGTAACAGAAGAAATTTTCTGTTCTCTTCAAGATAAAGAAGAATCAATCATGGTAAGCAACTGGCCAGTATTCAAAGAAGAATATAACTTCGCAAAAGAAGAAGAGGCAGTTGAATTGATCAAAGCTGCTGTTAAGGGTATCCGTAATACCAGAGCAGAAATGAATGTACCACCAAGTAAGAAAGCAACAGTATTCGTTGTTTCTGAAGATGAAAAAGTAAAAGCGGTATTTGAAACAAGTAAGGTATTCTTTGCAACATTAGGTTATGCAAGTGAAGTACTTGTTCAATCTGATAAAGAAGGAATTTCAGCAGATGCGGTATCTGTTGTAGTACCAAATGCAGTTATCTATATGCCTTTTGCAGAATTAGTAGATATCGAAAAAGAAATCGAACGTTTAACAAAAGAACAAAAACGTCTTGAAGGCGAATTAAAACGTGTTAACGGAATGCTTAGCAACGAAAAATTCATCAGCAAGGCACCAGCTGCAAAGATTGACGAAGAAAAAGCTAAATTAGATAAATATACAAATATGATGAACCAAGTTGTGGAGCGTTTAGAACAATTAAGCAAATAGCTTAATATTGCCATAGGCTTATGCCAAAAGTGTCGAATGATGCGACAATAAAAGGTTGAAAAAAACACTCACTATATTATAATTAACATAGGTAGGAAACGCCTTGCAATTATAATATAGTGATTTTGTTTTAGTGGCCGGTACTCTTTTCAAAAATATGTCGTAAACGCTTGCAATTTCTTGATAGAGTCGTTATTATGTATAAAGGAAACTAATAGAATCATTATAGGAGGTTAAGTATGATAAATTTTGAAGAAGAATTGATGAGATTTCAGCCAAGCTTAGAAGTAGATCAGGCAGAAGATGCAATTTATAATAATGATCTAACAGATGCAACTGATATCATTAAGGAAATTTTAAAAGAGAACAAAGAAAATAATAAATAATCACTTATAGGGTACTTAATGATAAGTGATCAAGAAGAAATAGGTGAATATAAAAATGAGATGTCCTAACTGTAATAGTACATTATCACTAAAGAATAATCGTTGTGACCGATGTGGTCAAGATGTTAAAATATATAAGAGAATCGTGAAAGCATCCAATGCATATTATAATCAAGGTCTTATGAAGGCAAAGGTTAGAGATCTATCGGGTGCTGTTGTTGCGTTAAAGAAGAGTCTTGAATTAGACAAGCGTAATACGAATGCCAGAAACCTTTTAGGTTTGGTTTATTTTGAAATGGGTGAAGCCGTAAGCGCACTTAGTGAATGGGTTTTAAGTAAACATTTTCAACCAGATGAGAATGATGCTGATGAATACATGGATATGATTCAGAATAATCCAACTAAGTTAGACACCATTAATCAGGCAATTAAGAAATATAATTCAGCGTTAACAAGCGCACAACAGGGCAGTGGAGATTTAGCTATCATTCAGCTTAAGAAAGTTGTCACCCTTAATCCAAACTTTATCCGTGCATATCAGCTGCTCGCACTTTTATACATGCAACAGGGTGAAAAAGACAGAGCTGAACGTATGTTAAGAAAGGCCAATAAAATTGACCTTAATAATACAATTACATTAAAGTACTTAAAGGAAATTGGAGCGAGTGCAACTAAGATTACTCAGGAAAATCAAGCTCCAGCTAAAGATATTAAAAAAGTTATGAGCAGTGAACCAGTAAGCTATATGCCAGTTGGTTCTTATGAAGAGAGCAAGCCAAATCTATGGCCATACCTTTTCGGAATTATCTGCTTGATCGTTGGTGTTTGTGTAACTTATTTTTTATTAGTTCCACAGGCAAAGAAATCAGGATCAAAACAACAAACAAAACAAATTCAGACACTTCAAGCGCAACTTAGCAATGAAGAATCTGAAAAGGCTGCGTTACAAAAAGAAAGTAGTCAATACAAGAAACAAGTTGAAGAGCTGAACAAGGAATTAAAAGAATATAAAGGTGATACAGACAAAGATAACGGTGACACTAAGACAACTGGTGGTGTTGACGCTATTCTTGAAGGCGCATCATTGTACTTACAAAATAAGAATGCAGATGCTGCCGCTGCTATCTTGGATGTTGATATTGATAAGATCGACAATGATAAGGCAAAAGCACTTTATAATACGATCAAAGATAAAACATTTAAGAATGCTTACTCAAGCATCTATAGTCAAGGTTGGAACTTATTTAATAAAGGTAAATATGATGAAGCTCTTAAAAACTTTAAGAATGCTCGTAAGTTACAAAGTGATGATGCTAACTCTTATTTCGGCATGGGTCGTTGTTACGAAATGCTCGATAAGAAAGAAGACGCAATTAAAATTTATAACGATATTGTAGATAATTATAAGACAAAGAATAATAGACGTTATACAATGTCTAGAACTAGATTAAGAGCACTTGGACAAAGTGTAGACTAGAAAACAAAAGAGACGGAATCTGTCATAAGACAG carries:
- a CDS encoding Valyl-tRNA synthetase, whose translation is MNQNLEKNYNPQEIEQRLYDKWVNKKYFHAEVDRSKKPFTIVIPPPNITGKLHMGHALDNTMQDILIRFKRMQGYNALWIPGTDHASISTEVKVVNKLREEGKTKEEIGREAFLKETWDWKEEYGGTIINQLKKLGSSCDWDRERFTLDEGCSEAVEEVFVKLYEKGLIYKGSRIINWCPVCKTSISDAEVEHEEHAGHFWHIKYPIVGEEGRFVQIATTRPETLLGDTAVAVNPEDERYQDIIGKTVMVPFVNREIPVVADSYVDKDFGTGVVKITPAHDPNDFEVGKRHNLPEINVMNDDATINEKGGKYAGMDRYEARKQMVADLDELGLLVKVEDHSHNVGTHERCHTVVEPMVKQQWFVKMDELIKPAIKAVKDGEIKLMPESMEKTYFNWTDNIRDWCISRQLWWGHRIPAYYCDECGEVVVSKTQPEKCPKCGCTHLTQDEDTLDTWFSSALWPFSTLGWPHNTEELDYFYPTDVLVTGYDIIFFWVIRMIFSGYEHMGKKPFSTVLFHGLVRDSQGRKMSKSLGNGIDPLEIIDQYGADALRMTLMFGNSMGNDMRFYIERVEASRNFANKVWNASRFIMMNIEKAEVQEEIDLKALTMADKWILSKANTVVKEVTENLEKYDLGIAVQKVYDFVWEEFCDWYIEMVKPRLYNDEDETKAAALWTLKHVLIDSLKLLHPYMPFVTEEIFCSLQDKEESIMVSNWPVFKEEYNFAKEEEAVELIKAAVKGIRNTRAEMNVPPSKKATVFVVSEDEKVKAVFETSKVFFATLGYASEVLVQSDKEGISADAVSVVVPNAVIYMPFAELVDIEKEIERLTKEQKRLEGELKRVNGMLSNEKFISKAPAAKIDEEKAKLDKYTNMMNQVVERLEQLSK